CCTACGCCCATCATGATGCCGCCCCAAATAGCGCGGGTCGCGGTCTGTGCATCTGGCACGCGCACACGGAACTCACCAGCGGACTTGGCGGCGATAAAAGCGCCCACCAGCAGGCCGATACCCAACAGGGTGCCCCAGTTCATGCGCGCGGAATCGCCGGTGGCGGTCCAGCGGACGATGTCCGCGGTCGGCGTTGTGATACCGAGGCCGCCGTTGCGGCCAGCGTTGGCCGAAAGCACAAAGCCCACCGTGCCGATGATGCCCACAGCAACCGCCGCGATATTCATGTTCAGCGGCTTGGCGTACCACGGCTGGCCCAGGTCCACCTTCGGGCGGCCGGCGTCCTTGGCGCGGTAGTGGCGCCACAGCAGGAAGGTCACGACCCACAAGACCGCCACCAGGATCCACGGTGAAATGTGCAGCGCGCCATGGATGGTGGTGACCGGGAGGCTCCACTGCTTGAACCAATCATTGGCGCCAGACAGCGGGCCGGACTTCATGGCCGCGGCCGAAAGCCCATAAAACAGCAGCGCAATCCACGAGCCGACCAAGCCCTCGGCCGAGCGGTACCACGTGCCGGAGGCGCAACCGCCGGACAAGATAATGCCGAGGCCAAAGATGAAGCCGCCCACGATGACGGCTACCGGCTTAAAATCACTAATCTCCGGCGAAAGCACGCCCGTGCCTGTCAACAGAGTCAGGCCAAAGGCATGCACCGAAATCAAAATGAGCAGGGCGGTAAAGCCGCGCCAGGTCTTGTTGAGGAAAATATCGCGCAGCATACCGGTTACGCAGAAGCGCCCGCGCTGCAACACAGCACCGAAGGCGATGCCTGTGAGAAGTCCGGTAATACTCACACTGTCTCCTTGCATCGAGTCAAGGGTTTCAGACTACGCCCTCTAAGACAGAATTGTCTATAATTGACGTACAACCCGGTTTTAAGGTGGCAGATTTCCGCGTTTCCGTCGGCCTTCCCTATGCCACCTCAGGCGCCCCAGCCGCTCCGGGCACAATTAAGGAGAATTAACCTATGGGAATCCCAGACGACGTTGTCCTCGATGGTTATACCCTCATTGAGCAACACGCAATCGACCACGAGTTCCTGCTGCGCGGCTCTCCGCTGGGCACCGAAACTCCCCTCCTATTCGCCCTGACCATTGCGGGCGTACTGCTGGTTGCGGCGAGCTTCTTCCTCCGCGGAGGCAGCCGCGTCGCCGCCGGCTTGGTGGGCGCCATCCTGGCGCTAACCAAGCTGTGGTGGATGCCCTTCGCGCTATGGCAGCAGTTCGATGACGGCCAAGTATTCGGCTACACGCTCAAGTACTTCCCGCAGTACTGGCCGGTGGCGTCCCTTATCGTCGGCGTCATCGCGCTGGTGGGCCTAGCCTCCGCCATTTTCCGCCGGCCTTAGTTGCCCAGGCCAGCCCAGCCGCGACTAGCCGCCGAGCACCGCAATTGCGATGTGTACCCGGTTGGTGCCATCGATCTTGGCCAGGATGTGCTTCATGTGCGTCTTGACCGTGGTCAGGGAGATGAATAGCTGCTCGGCAATCTCGGCGTTGCTCAGTCCTTGGGCCACCAGCTGGGCGATTTCATTTTCGCGCTCGCTCAGCTCGGCCAGCCCGCTGGGCTGAATCATCTCTTGTTCCGGCTGCGGCGGCGTGGCCGCCAGCCCCACCAGGTTTTCTAGCACCTTCGGGCTGAGCTGTTGCTGGCCTTGGGCCGCCGCTCTTACCGACGCCACCAGCGCCTCCGGCGCCGTTGTCTTCAACAAAAAGCCCACCGCCCCAGCGCGCAGGGCGTGCAGGATGAATTCGTCGGTATCAAAGGCGGTGAGCATCACCACCGGGATTTCGCGCGCGCCGGCGAGCGAGTGCAGCTGCGCTGTCGCCTCGATGCCGTCCATGACCGGCATGCGAATATCCATCAGCACCACGTCCGGCTCCTCGGCCAGGATGAGCTCCACTCCCTCCTTGCCGTTTCCGGCCTCGCCGATGACGCTGATGCCCGGCGCGCCTTCCAAGATCATGCGCAGGCCGTGGCGCAGCAGCGGCTCATCATCGACGAGAACTACACGAATCTCACTCACTGTACTTCCTTCCTGGGCAGGCGCAGCGTCCACGAGAAACGTCCTTCCTCGTCCTTTACCCGCAGCGATCCGCCCACCACACTAGCGCGCTCGCGCATGCCGACGATCCCGTACCCGCCACTGTTTCCACTCCCCTTCTTCTCGGCCCGGGTGACGGGGTTGGACATGGTGATAGACAGGGCGTCGGCAAGCGCGGCGATAGTGATGGTCACCGGCTCGCCCGGCGCGTGCTTGCGGGCGTTGGTCAGGCCCTCCTGCACCGCGCGGTTGAGCGCGTGGCCACCCATGGTGCTAAGCTCCGCCAGCGACTGCGGCCCCGTGCCCTGCTGGTAGCGCACCTCCACGTACATGCCTGCCCGGCGGGAGCGCTCCACCAGCGATTCCACGCCCTCGCGTGGGTCAATGCGCCCCTCACTGCGCAGCGAGTGCAAAGCCTCGCGCAGGTCCCCCACGGCGGCCTCGGCTTCATCGCGAATCGTGCGCGCAGATTTCCGCGTCTCTTCCGGATCCAAGTCCTTGCGGTAGGCCAGCCCGCCGGCATAGACCGCAATCATGCTCAGCCGATGCGAGAGCGTATCGTGCATATCCCGCGCAATCCGGTCGCGCTCCTCCTGCCGCGCAAAGTTTTCCCGCGTGGCCATTTCCTCATGCGTGAGCTCCGCCTGCGCCTGCAGCGCAATCGTGCGCTCTTTTTGGTTCGAGCGAACCAGCCCAACAACCAGTACGACCAGCGCCGGGATAAGCGGGCTGCCGTAATAACCCATCTGAAACGGAATATTTGCACCTTTAGCACCGGAAAAATCAGTGTCGACTAGTTTCGAGGCCACCATGGCCGTGCATACCAGCGCGATCCACAACCGGCTGCGGCGCGAGGCCGCAGAAAACGCCGCTATCATTACCGAAGGACGGTACTCAGCAATCGTCACCGTCGCCGAAATAATGGTTGCGGCTACCAACGCACTGCGCGGGCCGGGCTGCGTGCTGCGCGGGTCACGCTCTCGGGCGGCATGGCGCAAGGCGAAAGGCAGAAGCATCCAGGTGCCGACCATCACCGCGGCCGTAACAAGCATGCGATTTACTGAGGCATCAGTATCCGCTAGTCGCATCAACGAGACCAGCACGTCGCCGACGACAACAATTACTGCGATGAGAATTTTCTGCCACAGCGGGCGCTTAAGCATCTCGTCGGATTTTCGGAACAACTTCATAACGCGCACCAGTCTAAGCCGACCCGCCGCCAGCGCGGTATCCCCCGCAGGGAGGATTCTCCGAGCTTAGCCACGCGCCTCTAAGACCATAATGGCGATGTGCACGCGGCTCGTGCCGCCGATCTTTTTCAAAATGTGCTGCATATGGGACTTTACCGTGGCCATGGACACCACGAGCCGGTCGGCAATCTCCTGGTTATTCAAGCCTTGCGCCACCAGCTCGGCGATTTCTCTCTCGCGAGAGCTAAGCCTACCTAAGTGGTTGCGGGCGGTACGGGTGTGGTGCGAATGGGCGTCGGAAAGCGCGGGGCCTTGCATGCCTACCAGCTTGTCGACGACCTGCGGGCTCAACAGCGGCTGCCCCGCCGCGGCCGCACGCACGGCCGCCATGAGCGATTCCGGCGGCGTCGACTTCAACAGGAACCCAGCCGCCCCGGCACGCAGAGCCCGCAGGATGAAAGAATCGGTATCGAAGGCCGTGAGCATGATGATCGGCACTGCGTGAACGGACAGAATCTTCTCCACGGCCGCGATGCCATTCATGACCGGCATGCGAATATCCATTAACACCACATCGGGCTGCGCATCGAGGACGGTAGCCACCGCGTCCCGGCCATTGCTCGCCTCGGCCACGACCTCAATATCGGGCGCATTAGACAACAGCAGGCGCAGGCCGCTGCGGACCAGGTCCTCGTCATCAACGAGCACTACTCGCAGGGCATCGGCCATCATGCTCCCTTTCCTACTGGTTGATTCCACCGCGCGCGCCACAACTGCGATGCGATGGGCGTATACGCCACAGTAACCGCTACCACTGCCGCGAGCGCTATCGGCACGATTCCCACGTGGCCTGCCACTACGCCATTGAGGAACGAGGGCACGAGAATATCGTTTAGCTTTTCGAAGATTCTGGGGAAAAATTCGATGACTAGTGTGGCCGCGATGAATGTCAGCGCAGCCTGCAGGAGCAACGTCCATAGGCTTACCCGATGCAGCCG
The nucleotide sequence above comes from Corynebacterium tuberculostearicum. Encoded proteins:
- a CDS encoding YeeE/YedE thiosulfate transporter family protein; the protein is MSITGLLTGIAFGAVLQRGRFCVTGMLRDIFLNKTWRGFTALLILISVHAFGLTLLTGTGVLSPEISDFKPVAVIVGGFIFGLGIILSGGCASGTWYRSAEGLVGSWIALLFYGLSAAAMKSGPLSGANDWFKQWSLPVTTIHGALHISPWILVAVLWVVTFLLWRHYRAKDAGRPKVDLGQPWYAKPLNMNIAAVAVGIIGTVGFVLSANAGRNGGLGITTPTADIVRWTATGDSARMNWGTLLGIGLLVGAFIAAKSAGEFRVRVPDAQTATRAIWGGIMMGVGASLAGGCTVGNGMVETSLFSFQGWVSLFFMALGVGAGARLWLKPKSEPQQPQTYSTEESVDNSVVSAEDKVLPSFATATGAVALKTKPQAKDKARALGGGRYALDTLGAVCPFPLIEAKQVMAELETGEALVIDFDCTQATESIPQWAADEGHEIRDFHRSGDAGWQVTVVKGG
- a CDS encoding response regulator → MSEIRVVLVDDEPLLRHGLRMILEGAPGISVIGEAGNGKEGVELILAEEPDVVLMDIRMPVMDGIEATAQLHSLAGAREIPVVMLTAFDTDEFILHALRAGAVGFLLKTTAPEALVASVRAAAQGQQQLSPKVLENLVGLAATPPQPEQEMIQPSGLAELSERENEIAQLVAQGLSNAEIAEQLFISLTTVKTHMKHILAKIDGTNRVHIAIAVLGG
- a CDS encoding sensor histidine kinase — its product is MKLFRKSDEMLKRPLWQKILIAVIVVVGDVLVSLMRLADTDASVNRMLVTAAVMVGTWMLLPFALRHAARERDPRSTQPGPRSALVAATIISATVTIAEYRPSVMIAAFSAASRRSRLWIALVCTAMVASKLVDTDFSGAKGANIPFQMGYYGSPLIPALVVLVVGLVRSNQKERTIALQAQAELTHEEMATRENFARQEERDRIARDMHDTLSHRLSMIAVYAGGLAYRKDLDPEETRKSARTIRDEAEAAVGDLREALHSLRSEGRIDPREGVESLVERSRRAGMYVEVRYQQGTGPQSLAELSTMGGHALNRAVQEGLTNARKHAPGEPVTITIAALADALSITMSNPVTRAEKKGSGNSGGYGIVGMRERASVVGGSLRVKDEEGRFSWTLRLPRKEVQ
- a CDS encoding response regulator, encoding MMADALRVVLVDDEDLVRSGLRLLLSNAPDIEVVAEASNGRDAVATVLDAQPDVVLMDIRMPVMNGIAAVEKILSVHAVPIIMLTAFDTDSFILRALRAGAAGFLLKSTPPESLMAAVRAAAAGQPLLSPQVVDKLVGMQGPALSDAHSHHTRTARNHLGRLSSREREIAELVAQGLNNQEIADRLVVSMATVKSHMQHILKKIGGTSRVHIAIMVLEARG